In a genomic window of Pedobacter sp. KBS0701:
- a CDS encoding ATP-binding protein, producing the protein MIRRALQQTLESKVDFKKAIVVLGPRQVGKTTLINKIAGSLTSDYLYINGDDPGVRLLWNNPTQAFINTFIGEVKVVVFDEAQRLENIGLTAKMIIDANKDVQFFISGSSALEIASQINEPLTGRKWEYRLYPLSWRELKDQYSFAKIHPRLEEFLITGMYPDVINHSENAIEILNNLAGSYLYKDILEAGGIRRPDALLKLLQALAWQVGNEVSYNELAQTVGIDKATVNNYIDLLEKSFVVFRLNPLARNLRNEISSSRKIYFYDNGIRNSIINNFSPIAQRNDIGALWENFIISERKKNLAYSGFYGNTYFWRTVSKTEIDYIEEQDNKITVFELKWNPKVKVKFPNAFMEKYVPEAAHVINRDNYWEFL; encoded by the coding sequence ATGATTAGAAGAGCACTGCAACAAACTTTAGAGAGTAAAGTTGATTTCAAAAAAGCAATAGTTGTACTTGGTCCAAGACAGGTAGGTAAAACTACGCTGATTAATAAAATCGCTGGCTCTTTAACTAGTGATTATCTCTACATCAATGGAGATGACCCTGGCGTAAGACTATTATGGAACAATCCAACACAAGCCTTTATTAATACTTTTATCGGCGAGGTTAAGGTTGTTGTATTTGATGAGGCACAGCGACTTGAAAATATAGGCTTAACTGCAAAGATGATCATTGACGCTAACAAAGATGTTCAGTTCTTTATATCTGGTTCTTCAGCGTTGGAAATTGCAAGTCAGATTAATGAACCTCTTACAGGTCGTAAGTGGGAGTACAGATTATATCCTTTGTCTTGGAGGGAATTGAAGGATCAATATTCCTTTGCCAAAATTCACCCACGTTTAGAGGAATTTTTGATAACTGGCATGTATCCTGACGTAATTAATCATAGCGAAAATGCGATAGAAATATTAAATAATCTTGCTGGAAGTTATCTATATAAGGATATTTTAGAAGCGGGTGGTATTCGTCGACCGGATGCGCTTTTAAAACTTTTGCAGGCCCTTGCCTGGCAGGTGGGAAATGAGGTTTCTTATAATGAGCTTGCCCAAACTGTAGGTATTGACAAGGCAACGGTTAACAATTACATAGATCTGCTTGAAAAATCATTTGTGGTCTTTCGCTTAAATCCTTTGGCCCGAAATTTAAGAAATGAGATTAGCTCTTCCCGGAAAATCTATTTTTATGATAATGGGATCAGAAACAGCATCATTAATAATTTTTCGCCGATTGCTCAACGTAATGATATCGGTGCCTTGTGGGAAAACTTTATTATAAGTGAACGGAAAAAAAACCTGGCCTATAGTGGCTTTTATGGTAATACTTATTTTTGGCGAACCGTAAGTAAAACAGAAATAGATTATATTGAGGAACAGGATAACAAAATAACAGTTTTTGAGCTAAAATGGAATCCTAAAGTAAAAGTAAAGTTTCCTAATGCTTTTATGGAAAAATATGTTCCTGAGGCAGCACATGTTATCAATAGGGATAATTACTGGGAATTTTTATAA
- a CDS encoding ThiF family adenylyltransferase, with amino-acid sequence MSDVSWLSRSALLVGNDGIDKLQSKHILVIGLGGVGSFAAEFICRSGIGEMTIVDGDVVDPTNRNRQLPALATNHGVSKAAIMQERLLAINPDLKLHVVNTFLTPEKCREILESKFDYIMDCIDSVMPKITLLGTALEKNIPIVSSMGAGGKMDPTRLRITLLPDTYQCVFASYVRKRLNKLPNAAKIKAVFSTEEMDKNSMIMTDGSNFKRSAYGTVSYLPAAFGGACASVVIRDLLGLPIEMAERPARISHKTLNKRKSKK; translated from the coding sequence ATGTCTGATGTTAGCTGGCTTTCGCGCTCTGCCCTCCTTGTTGGGAATGATGGAATAGATAAACTTCAATCGAAACACATTTTGGTGATCGGTTTGGGTGGCGTAGGCTCATTTGCTGCCGAATTTATCTGCCGTTCGGGTATTGGCGAAATGACTATTGTTGATGGTGACGTGGTAGATCCAACCAACCGGAACAGGCAACTGCCCGCTTTAGCCACCAACCATGGCGTAAGTAAAGCTGCAATCATGCAGGAACGTTTGTTGGCTATTAATCCTGATTTAAAGCTCCATGTGGTAAATACCTTTCTTACTCCTGAAAAATGCAGGGAAATTTTAGAATCGAAATTCGACTACATTATGGATTGCATTGATAGTGTGATGCCTAAAATTACTTTGTTGGGAACTGCTTTAGAAAAAAACATCCCAATCGTGAGTTCGATGGGGGCCGGTGGTAAAATGGATCCAACACGTTTAAGGATTACGCTTCTTCCTGATACTTATCAATGTGTATTTGCCAGTTATGTGCGCAAAAGGTTGAATAAACTCCCTAATGCAGCAAAAATAAAAGCAGTTTTTTCTACAGAAGAAATGGATAAAAACTCCATGATCATGACCGATGGAAGTAATTTCAAACGTTCTGCTTATGGTACAGTCTCTTACCTGCCCGCAGCTTTTGGCGGTGCATGTGCATCGGTGGTCATCCGCGATTTGCTTGGCCTACCCATCGAAATGGCCGAACGTCCTGCAAGGATCAGTCATAAAACACTTAATAAGAGGAAAAGTAAAAAATAG
- a CDS encoding GNAT family N-acetyltransferase: MLTLNFTNFPILETERLILREHDLADAEALFAMRTNETVMKYIDRERPKDIFEVKDFISRFRNGYENGDNLAWVIALKENPKQMIGSVGYWRTDFANHRAEIGYMLHPDYWRKGIISEALKKSIDFGFNEVNLHTISANINVGNNASRQMLLKHGFVKEAHFKQDYYFRGQFLDSEIYGLLNPNH; this comes from the coding sequence ATGCTAACCTTAAATTTCACAAATTTTCCCATACTCGAAACCGAGCGCTTAATCCTCCGCGAACACGATCTGGCCGATGCTGAAGCACTTTTTGCCATGCGCACTAACGAAACGGTAATGAAATATATTGACAGGGAAAGGCCAAAAGATATTTTTGAAGTCAAAGATTTTATTTCCCGTTTCAGAAATGGTTATGAAAATGGCGACAACCTGGCCTGGGTAATTGCTTTAAAAGAAAACCCCAAACAGATGATTGGCTCTGTGGGTTATTGGCGAACCGATTTTGCCAACCACCGCGCAGAAATAGGTTATATGCTCCACCCTGATTATTGGAGAAAGGGAATTATCTCTGAAGCACTAAAAAAATCAATTGATTTTGGCTTTAATGAGGTTAATTTGCATACCATTAGTGCAAACATCAATGTAGGAAACAATGCCTCAAGACAGATGCTGCTTAAACATGGCTTTGTAAAAGAAGCACATTTTAAACAGGATTATTACTTCAGGGGGCAGTTTTTGGATAGTGAGATTTACGGGTTGTTAAATCCAAATCATTAA
- a CDS encoding thioredoxin family protein, whose translation MKKLIILLTAVLISTAAFSQAKKEGVHIYNPQADAKAEIAAAVAKAAKENKHVLLQVGGNWCTWCIAFHNLVDSTATLKKYINDNFETVLVNYSPENKNETVLASLGYPQRFGFPVFLILDGKGKVLHIENSSYLETDEVAANGKKKVGHDVKKITSFLKGWTTTAVNPETYKAKAK comes from the coding sequence ATGAAAAAATTAATCATTTTATTAACTGCTGTATTGATTTCGACTGCAGCTTTTAGTCAGGCGAAAAAGGAGGGCGTTCATATTTATAACCCGCAGGCCGATGCCAAAGCAGAAATTGCTGCTGCTGTCGCAAAAGCGGCTAAAGAAAATAAACATGTTTTATTACAGGTTGGAGGAAATTGGTGCACCTGGTGTATCGCGTTCCATAACTTAGTTGATAGTACCGCTACACTGAAAAAATACATCAACGATAATTTTGAAACCGTTTTAGTGAATTACAGTCCTGAGAATAAAAACGAAACCGTTTTAGCTAGCTTAGGATATCCTCAACGTTTTGGTTTCCCGGTATTTTTGATTTTAGACGGCAAAGGAAAAGTATTGCACATTGAAAATTCATCTTATTTGGAAACGGATGAAGTTGCTGCCAATGGTAAAAAGAAAGTTGGACATGACGTTAAAAAGATCACCTCGTTTTTAAAAGGCTGGACCACCACAGCGGTAAATCCTGAAACCTATAAAGCGAAAGCTAAGTAG
- a CDS encoding PD-(D/E)XK nuclease family protein — MQIKPFLQEVAEDLVARFGNQLENCAIVFNNKRPSAYLQKHFADIIGKPFFSPSFFTIQEFFASSTSYKIADFYLQFFTLHRIYNQLLAEEKLENISSHKFFPLAKIILSDFNQIDADLVHAEKLYRDLEDISVINKDFDYLSPEQYEFLAQFWTSYSEGKHKKQQELFIKMWRRMPKLYHKYHVTLKEQGYLTNGSVYRYLADDITNHQEFISNFDKGKIIFVGFNALSSAEAKIFTQLQEAGKALFYFDADTYYLDDVSQEAGLFLRKNINQLGLKNEFAGQESLMKSASHNVNVFKVQGQSAQAKILNNILADDYTAAETVGKTVVVLADESLLIPTLQTIPTHLNGKEIDLNVTMGFALSTSSIFGLVDLWLGSQLEILQRDKVSYKNVEAFLTHPLTGLTQKMRDKILTALLEENQVEIDHKRLLRQSGLFETFYKKIDDPQHVVTNLLDVLDYVLTRLSNAKTLKKIDAELFVKTIQELNRLHDTFSNHIGKEEIPFVIYLVQKSLQAIAVPLSGDPLNGIQVMGLLETRNLNFDKVVILGFNEGIIPKSSIGNSFIPDSIRRVYGLPVLENLDAISSYMVYRLLQKAKNINFVYNSLTDESTSGEASRILKQLEYESGFDFEYNELNLEVKTEPFKEVKIEKTNNALIQETLQKYLDKKKVLSPSALTQYISNPIDFFFNYIAGIKEPKEISAVVEANEIGSILHKVMEYFYEDLRSAEITAERIKEKRKQIPAFIQKAFNAVMFKNPDTVMEYKGMQKVILSIVDAYVNIILNQDEAQTPFNIISLEQKVEAEISFPLKGKEASVKIFGFIDRVDVKDGVTKIIDYKTGSDKLTFKDVPELFNSDGKHINKALVQTLLYTYAYEQFSGKSFVEPNLYVVKTMSADGVWFKSGRQNLSGAYLEEIKPEFLAELRKKLTELFEAPYFVASAVEDNYKYSIYKTLFGK, encoded by the coding sequence ATGCAGATAAAACCATTTTTACAGGAAGTTGCTGAAGATTTAGTTGCCCGGTTTGGAAATCAGCTGGAAAACTGTGCCATCGTTTTTAATAACAAACGTCCATCTGCATATTTGCAGAAACACTTTGCCGATATTATTGGGAAACCATTTTTCAGTCCTTCATTTTTTACCATACAGGAATTCTTTGCAAGTTCTACCAGTTATAAAATAGCCGATTTTTACCTGCAGTTTTTCACCCTTCATAGAATTTATAACCAACTGCTCGCAGAAGAGAAGCTGGAAAATATATCAAGTCACAAGTTTTTCCCTTTAGCAAAGATCATCTTAAGTGATTTCAACCAGATTGATGCCGATCTGGTACATGCTGAAAAACTATACCGCGACTTGGAAGATATATCGGTCATTAATAAAGATTTTGATTATTTAAGCCCGGAGCAATATGAGTTTCTTGCACAGTTCTGGACTTCCTATTCAGAAGGAAAACATAAAAAACAGCAGGAACTGTTCATCAAGATGTGGCGCAGGATGCCCAAGCTTTACCATAAATATCACGTTACGCTTAAAGAGCAAGGTTATTTAACTAATGGTTCGGTTTACCGTTACCTGGCGGATGATATTACTAATCACCAGGAGTTTATTTCCAATTTTGATAAAGGGAAGATTATTTTCGTAGGTTTTAATGCTTTGAGTAGTGCCGAGGCTAAAATATTCACCCAACTACAGGAGGCAGGAAAAGCATTGTTCTATTTTGATGCCGACACCTATTATTTAGATGACGTTTCGCAGGAAGCAGGTTTGTTTTTGCGTAAAAACATCAACCAGCTTGGATTGAAAAATGAATTTGCAGGGCAGGAAAGTTTAATGAAATCAGCCTCGCACAATGTAAATGTTTTTAAGGTCCAGGGGCAATCGGCACAGGCCAAAATCCTGAACAACATTTTAGCAGATGATTATACAGCAGCCGAAACTGTTGGAAAAACAGTAGTGGTTTTGGCTGATGAAAGCCTGTTGATCCCTACGCTGCAAACGATTCCAACTCACCTGAATGGAAAAGAAATCGACCTCAACGTAACTATGGGTTTCGCTTTATCAACCTCGAGTATTTTTGGCCTGGTTGATTTATGGCTGGGGAGCCAGTTGGAGATTTTACAGCGGGATAAAGTAAGCTACAAAAATGTAGAGGCTTTTTTAACCCATCCTTTAACAGGCCTTACCCAAAAAATGCGGGATAAAATTTTAACCGCTTTGTTGGAAGAAAACCAGGTAGAGATCGACCATAAACGTCTGTTACGCCAAAGTGGATTGTTTGAAACTTTTTATAAAAAAATCGATGATCCGCAGCATGTGGTCACCAATTTACTGGATGTGCTGGATTATGTGTTAACCCGTTTATCCAACGCAAAAACGCTTAAAAAAATCGATGCAGAACTTTTTGTAAAAACCATACAGGAGTTAAACCGTTTGCATGATACCTTTAGCAACCATATTGGTAAAGAAGAAATCCCTTTTGTAATTTACCTCGTTCAAAAATCGCTACAGGCCATTGCAGTACCGCTTTCAGGAGATCCGCTGAATGGGATACAAGTAATGGGGTTGCTTGAAACCAGGAACTTGAACTTCGATAAAGTGGTCATTTTAGGTTTTAACGAAGGCATTATTCCAAAATCATCCATTGGCAATAGTTTCATTCCAGACTCTATACGTCGCGTTTATGGCCTCCCAGTTCTCGAAAATCTGGATGCCATTTCCTCTTACATGGTATACCGTCTATTACAGAAAGCTAAGAATATCAATTTTGTCTATAATAGCTTAACTGACGAATCTACTTCGGGCGAAGCCAGCAGGATCTTAAAACAACTTGAGTACGAAAGCGGTTTCGATTTTGAATATAACGAACTTAATCTCGAGGTAAAAACTGAACCTTTTAAAGAAGTAAAGATCGAAAAGACCAATAATGCCCTTATCCAGGAAACACTTCAAAAATACCTCGATAAAAAGAAAGTGCTTTCGCCATCGGCACTTACCCAATACATTTCCAACCCGATAGATTTCTTTTTCAATTACATTGCAGGTATTAAAGAGCCTAAAGAGATCAGTGCAGTGGTAGAAGCCAACGAAATTGGTTCAATTCTACACAAAGTGATGGAGTATTTTTATGAGGATTTAAGGTCTGCTGAAATTACAGCAGAGCGGATTAAAGAGAAAAGGAAACAAATTCCTGCTTTTATACAAAAAGCCTTTAATGCCGTGATGTTTAAAAATCCAGATACGGTGATGGAATATAAGGGCATGCAAAAGGTAATTTTATCAATTGTAGATGCTTATGTAAACATCATTTTAAACCAGGATGAAGCTCAAACGCCATTCAACATCATTAGTCTGGAGCAAAAAGTAGAGGCCGAAATAAGTTTCCCGCTTAAAGGAAAAGAAGCCAGCGTAAAGATATTTGGTTTTATTGATCGTGTTGATGTAAAGGATGGGGTAACTAAAATTATTGATTACAAAACCGGAAGTGATAAGTTAACCTTTAAGGATGTACCTGAACTTTTCAACTCAGACGGAAAGCATATTAACAAAGCCTTGGTTCAAACCCTATTGTACACATACGCTTATGAACAGTTCTCTGGCAAAAGCTTCGTCGAACCTAATTTATATGTAGTAAAAACAATGAGCGCAGATGGCGTTTGGTTTAAATCGGGCAGGCAAAATCTGTCCGGCGCCTATCTGGAAGAAATTAAACCCGAATTTCTTGCCGAACTAAGAAAAAAACTGACCGAACTTTTCGAAGCACCTTATTTCGTAGCCAGTGCTGTTGAGGATAATTACAAATATTCTATTTATAAAACTTTATTTGGGAAATAA
- a CDS encoding TatD family hydrolase codes for MDFLDIHTHKVATQPGVISIQSLSLTNDIFLAMPKTKPISVGLHPWFAKIDQLEMQMKYLSVVANQANVKLIGECGLDRLRGESMENQLFILAKQIELAEKINKPLILHCVKCFSELIAIKERLKVKVPMIIHGFNKNEQLGQQLLDKGFFLSFGITVLKENSGAAKLIQSTDHFFLETDDSDISIEEIYQAAAILKKCTVDELKARIFADWNKLNLKN; via the coding sequence ATGGATTTCCTAGACATACATACCCATAAAGTTGCCACCCAGCCTGGAGTAATCAGCATTCAAAGTTTGTCGTTAACCAACGATATCTTTTTAGCAATGCCCAAAACCAAGCCAATCTCTGTTGGGCTACATCCCTGGTTTGCTAAAATTGATCAGCTCGAAATGCAGATGAAATACCTAAGTGTTGTAGCCAATCAAGCCAATGTAAAACTGATTGGTGAGTGTGGTTTAGATCGGCTAAGAGGCGAAAGTATGGAAAACCAACTTTTTATTCTGGCAAAACAGATCGAACTGGCAGAAAAAATTAATAAACCGTTGATTTTACATTGTGTTAAATGCTTTTCAGAGTTAATTGCCATTAAAGAACGATTAAAAGTTAAAGTACCGATGATTATCCATGGTTTTAACAAAAATGAGCAACTTGGCCAACAACTACTGGATAAGGGTTTCTTTCTTTCCTTTGGAATAACTGTTTTAAAAGAAAATTCAGGCGCAGCTAAACTGATTCAAAGTACCGATCATTTTTTCCTGGAAACTGATGATTCAGATATTTCGATTGAAGAAATTTACCAGGCCGCAGCCATTTTAAAAAAATGTACAGTTGATGAACTTAAAGCTCGTATTTTTGCTGACTGGAATAAATTGAATTTAAAAAACTAG
- a CDS encoding exodeoxyribonuclease V subunit beta: MSQPLKILQASAGSGKTFSLTAHYLTLLFSGDNKYREILAVTFTNKATEEMKNRILEVLLGLAKGNPSKKIDDYRKLILIAYPILSPQELQFKADKIYRKILHDYSRFSVSTIDGFVQKVIRGFAFELGLNADYNLEMNYDKVKDDLVNKLDEALDHNKQLLQWIIDLAIERISDNKSWNYKFELYNLIGEIFSERFQIFEDAVNAIGLENIDELFKKYISVTKAEIKKFEEELVSLATEANEALNVIGVETEHLKGKSRSPLAKIILVARGDFSKIEPLFNLIDEPDEWFQKNANFPEAYDTVNPILQKLKTYYLTHLPNYSLAIAFNKNLYYLRLMQEIAVLLKEYRAENDNLLISDAQKLISGITEDAGDNPSFIWEKVGNRYRNFLFDEFQDTSTSQWGSFKSLLTNAMATPSQDLIDHLIVGDTKQSIYRWRNGDWNILHKHAKLDVGAENVLEESLEENYRSAENIITFNNFLYKAIPLTLQNELNENLATKPESISEWWQEQHYQQIITDIYSGSTQNFATNTLKGGTIKIKKFGKDHAPNEARFTETVFRDIALDDIVEEINHLKNEQLYALKDIAILVRSNSEALLTVKKLMEHKLPVLSGDALLISNNSAIQLIVNTLKVLIGLETQTALYKANCIALYHSLHEKDIDANYYLNLTNRPLHTLTAVLPVALCENWQSWLQLPLPELVEILIESYGLKNLTANLPYLLAFRDLTASAGKLGEKGIISFLTWWEEDGVKKSLPSPEGADAIQIITIHKSKGLAFRAVFVPFCNWEIKGKPNATFWVSSEETVYKELKGIPLKYNEALADSAIAKAYYEELLYNNMDALNMLYVATTRSKDYLYIATMTKKELKLSNMGDVINFTFDEQFDENGVYEIIEPVIVESKSEESNFINLNSYPTTTRLSELYVPSAEKHLKHLVNIEKSGRKGSLLHDILASASNTKEVEDYAINLVLQGIIKEEEKQQLINSALEVLNNPELKEILDKASESIVEKNIIDANGKLHRPDRVLINTYEVIILDYKFTLEESDKHIEQVNNYKILLTEMGYQNIKTYLFYAVKGKLKLV, from the coding sequence ATGTCCCAACCCCTCAAAATTCTTCAAGCCTCCGCAGGTTCAGGTAAAACGTTCAGTTTAACTGCACATTACCTCACTTTGCTATTTAGTGGCGACAATAAATACCGCGAAATTTTAGCTGTAACCTTTACCAATAAGGCCACTGAAGAAATGAAAAACCGGATTCTGGAGGTATTGTTAGGGTTGGCAAAAGGCAATCCATCAAAAAAAATCGATGATTATCGGAAACTCATTTTAATCGCCTATCCGATATTAAGCCCGCAGGAACTGCAGTTCAAAGCAGATAAAATTTACCGCAAAATTTTGCACGACTACAGCCGTTTTTCGGTGAGCACCATTGATGGTTTCGTGCAAAAAGTAATCCGTGGCTTTGCATTCGAACTGGGCCTTAATGCCGATTATAATTTAGAAATGAATTATGATAAGGTGAAAGATGATCTCGTAAATAAACTGGATGAAGCTTTAGATCATAACAAACAGCTTTTGCAATGGATTATCGATTTGGCCATCGAACGCATCAGCGACAATAAAAGCTGGAATTATAAGTTCGAACTCTATAACCTGATCGGGGAAATATTTTCTGAACGTTTCCAGATTTTTGAAGATGCGGTTAATGCTATAGGTTTAGAAAACATCGACGAATTATTTAAAAAATATATTAGTGTTACCAAGGCAGAAATTAAAAAATTTGAGGAGGAACTGGTTTCGCTGGCAACCGAAGCCAACGAAGCTTTAAATGTGATTGGCGTAGAAACGGAACACCTGAAAGGGAAATCAAGAAGTCCGCTGGCTAAAATTATCTTGGTCGCCAGGGGCGATTTTTCGAAGATTGAACCGCTTTTCAATTTAATCGATGAGCCAGATGAGTGGTTTCAGAAGAATGCAAACTTCCCTGAAGCCTATGATACGGTAAATCCAATTCTTCAAAAGTTAAAAACGTATTATTTAACGCATTTACCGAATTATAGTCTGGCCATTGCCTTTAATAAAAATCTCTATTATTTAAGGTTGATGCAGGAAATTGCAGTGTTGTTGAAAGAATACAGGGCAGAAAATGATAACCTGCTAATCAGCGATGCCCAAAAACTGATTTCGGGAATTACTGAAGATGCAGGTGATAATCCTTCTTTCATCTGGGAAAAAGTCGGCAACCGTTACCGCAATTTTTTGTTTGATGAATTTCAGGATACTTCTACCAGTCAGTGGGGAAGTTTCAAATCATTGTTGACAAATGCCATGGCCACGCCAAGTCAGGATCTGATCGATCACCTGATTGTTGGCGATACTAAACAATCCATTTACCGCTGGCGTAATGGCGACTGGAACATCCTGCATAAACATGCCAAGTTAGATGTTGGTGCTGAAAATGTATTGGAAGAAAGTTTAGAAGAGAACTACCGGAGCGCGGAAAACATCATCACTTTTAATAATTTCCTCTACAAAGCCATTCCGCTTACCTTACAGAATGAGTTGAATGAAAATCTGGCTACCAAACCCGAAAGTATTTCCGAATGGTGGCAAGAGCAGCATTATCAGCAGATTATTACCGATATTTATAGCGGATCAACCCAAAATTTCGCTACTAATACGCTAAAAGGTGGAACTATAAAAATCAAAAAGTTTGGTAAAGATCATGCCCCAAATGAAGCACGCTTTACTGAAACTGTTTTTAGGGATATTGCTCTGGATGATATTGTTGAAGAAATAAACCACCTCAAAAATGAGCAGCTATATGCATTAAAAGACATTGCCATTTTGGTACGTTCAAACAGCGAAGCTTTATTAACTGTTAAAAAATTAATGGAGCACAAATTGCCTGTTTTATCGGGCGATGCCTTACTGATTTCGAATAACTCGGCCATACAACTCATCGTTAACACCTTAAAAGTACTGATTGGTTTAGAAACTCAAACGGCTCTTTACAAAGCCAATTGTATAGCACTTTATCATTCTTTGCACGAAAAAGATATTGATGCCAATTATTACCTTAACCTCACCAATAGACCACTCCATACACTTACAGCAGTTTTGCCCGTTGCTTTATGCGAAAACTGGCAAAGTTGGTTACAGCTTCCCTTACCTGAACTGGTTGAAATTTTGATTGAAAGTTATGGCTTAAAAAACCTAACGGCCAACCTACCCTATCTGTTAGCATTTAGAGACCTCACAGCTTCTGCCGGAAAATTGGGCGAAAAAGGTATAATTTCGTTTCTAACCTGGTGGGAAGAAGACGGCGTTAAAAAATCATTGCCATCGCCTGAAGGTGCTGATGCGATACAGATTATTACTATTCACAAATCGAAAGGTTTAGCTTTTAGGGCTGTTTTTGTTCCCTTTTGTAATTGGGAGATCAAAGGCAAACCCAATGCCACTTTCTGGGTTTCATCGGAAGAAACGGTGTATAAAGAATTGAAAGGCATTCCTTTAAAATATAATGAAGCATTGGCCGATTCGGCAATTGCTAAGGCCTATTACGAAGAGCTTCTTTATAACAATATGGATGCGCTCAACATGCTTTATGTGGCAACCACACGATCCAAAGATTACCTCTACATTGCTACAATGACTAAAAAGGAATTGAAACTATCTAACATGGGTGATGTAATTAATTTCACTTTTGATGAGCAGTTTGATGAAAACGGTGTGTACGAAATTATAGAACCTGTAATTGTCGAAAGTAAATCTGAAGAATCGAATTTTATTAATTTAAATAGTTATCCAACCACAACCCGTTTGTCGGAACTCTATGTTCCTTCAGCGGAAAAACATCTAAAACACCTGGTCAATATTGAAAAATCAGGGAGAAAAGGTTCCTTACTACACGATATCCTGGCCAGTGCAAGTAATACAAAAGAAGTAGAAGATTATGCGATAAACCTGGTTTTGCAGGGCATTATCAAAGAAGAAGAAAAACAGCAATTAATTAATTCAGCACTTGAAGTGTTGAACAACCCAGAGCTCAAAGAAATTTTAGACAAAGCAAGTGAAAGTATTGTAGAAAAAAACATCATTGATGCCAATGGGAAACTGCACCGTCCTGATCGGGTATTGATCAACACCTATGAAGTAATTATCCTCGATTATAAATTTACGTTGGAAGAAAGCGATAAACACATCGAACAGGTAAATAATTACAAAATCTTACTTACTGAAATGGGTTATCAAAATATCAAAACCTATCTTTTTTACGCAGTTAAAGGGAAATTGAAATTAGTATAA
- a CDS encoding endonuclease domain-containing protein has product MQKKTNTHANLGIRHFPLPEGCPQDGVLKKNLQNEIIVDGTIITTVPITDLPYQPRLKERAKALRQAGNLPEVLFLMQVTKKRFHKIDFDRQRIIGNYIVDFYIKRLGLIIEIEGSSHDDKQIYDELREENLISLGLKIYRITVDDVMKQMDFVIIALEEYIIKEYGIIPP; this is encoded by the coding sequence ATGCAAAAGAAAACTAACACCCATGCCAATTTAGGCATCCGGCATTTCCCTCTCCCAGAGGGGTGTCCGCAGGACGGGGTGTTAAAAAAGAATTTGCAAAATGAGATTATAGTAGATGGCACGATTATAACCACAGTGCCCATTACTGATTTACCTTATCAACCTCGATTAAAAGAAAGAGCAAAAGCACTTCGGCAAGCCGGAAATTTACCAGAAGTCTTATTTTTGATGCAGGTAACCAAAAAGCGATTTCATAAAATAGATTTTGACAGGCAGCGTATAATCGGAAATTACATTGTTGATTTTTATATCAAGCGGCTTGGCTTAATAATAGAAATTGAAGGCAGTAGTCATGATGATAAACAAATTTACGATGAACTAAGAGAAGAGAATTTAATTTCATTAGGATTAAAAATATATCGGATTACGGTTGATGATGTCATGAAACAAATGGATTTTGTAATCATAGCCTTGGAAGAGTATATTATTAAAGAATATGGGATTATTCCTCCTTAA